The sequence ATAAAGGAGAAGAAGCGCAGGAAATAATCTCAATTCGAGCCATATATTTAATCCAGCCCTCTCTCCAGGTGGATTCGCGATTCGTTCAAGGCTTTTCACCCACAGGTCTTCATGTGTCTTTTCTCCCCAGTAGCAACCAGTGATCATGAGATCCCGAAGAATTTCGGTTAGAGCGTAATAGCGGTGAATACGTTTTGTCAGTTCTATTGTGCTGAATGGCACACCTTGCACTGGAAAATGCTCAATGGTTAACCCTGCATAAACTCTTTCTGTTTCCTCCATCATCAGATCATGCAGGCGAATCTTATAATGGTCGTCAACGATGTACTTCTTTAAAGTGGCTACAGCAACTTTTGATGAGAGAGGATGTGGCCTCGAAAGCTCCTCTAATGCAAAGACCTTTTCAGCTATTTCACGAAAGAATGAATCAGCGTCCCGAATAGAAATAGTTTGTACATGCCTTAGTTTGATGAGTTTTTGCATCTGTTTTGTTGGTTTGCCTCTCATTGCCCAATATGTGGTAAACCTGTGAGTCTGGCAACGCTCAATTGCTGCTCGTAATGCTGTATCCCATTCAGCAGACCATCCACAGATTATAAGGCCAAAATCATCGAAAATTTGGTCCAATAAACGATTAATGCCTTTGTCGTATTTTGCAAGTTCATCAGGTGTATTTCTAATCCGGGTGTCGAGATAATCGCCATGGACTTTAATTATGGTACACTTTGTATGCGTAATTGGTAAAGCCCCAATGGCAGCGTCAGGAGTACTGATGACCGTTGGTACAATACCTACCTCCTCTATGGCTTCCTCTATTAAACGATCAAAATTAGTTGTAACAATAACCCGGATATATCCCTTTACTACTAGTTCAGCTATCGCCTTGTGCGCTTCAGTTGGTATTTTTAGATGTTGCTCCCTTTCTTCTTCAGTGGGCTCAAAGTAACTCCTTAGAAGCTGACTGCGTTCTGCTTGTGACTTTGCAACTATATTAAGCAACTTGTTATAGTTTGGTGCTTCACCGAATGTAGCTTCGTACCAGGCAGCGGGATCAGGCTCACAATTCTCACCTTTGAGATGTGCCACTTTACGGATGAGATCTAATACCACCTCCCAACCTGTTGGAATACCAGCAGACCGCGACACTCCAGAGCCAATGAGTAATGCATACACCCCTTTATTAGAGTGCATAGAAAATGCTAACGAAATGATAGGTTCAATCATAGTATTACTCTCTAAAGTTCTTCATCTCTT comes from Acidobacteriota bacterium and encodes:
- a CDS encoding SIR2 family protein, with the translated sequence MIEPIISLAFSMHSNKGVYALLIGSGVSRSAGIPTGWEVVLDLIRKVAHLKGENCEPDPAAWYEATFGEAPNYNKLLNIVAKSQAERSQLLRSYFEPTEEEREQHLKIPTEAHKAIAELVVKGYIRVIVTTNFDRLIEEAIEEVGIVPTVISTPDAAIGALPITHTKCTIIKVHGDYLDTRIRNTPDELAKYDKGINRLLDQIFDDFGLIICGWSAEWDTALRAAIERCQTHRFTTYWAMRGKPTKQMQKLIKLRHVQTISIRDADSFFREIAEKVFALEELSRPHPLSSKVAVATLKKYIVDDHYKIRLHDLMMEETERVYAGLTIEHFPVQGVPFSTIELTKRIHRYYALTEILRDLMITGCYWGEKTHEDLWVKSLERIANPPGERAGLNIWLELRLFPALLLLYGGGIASIAAEKYGTFAVLLTKVKVKEGIEDQPLGLALYPYAVMDKSVAQQLPGMERRYTPISDLLEEKLREPFKESLSDDTQYKKCFDRFEYLLALVHADLRQKQIGDVWGPIGCFGWRGRRYPEKWIIKEIELEVTQAGKNWLPLKHGLFEGSLERFLNVKTEFDKLVSGLPWW